The following proteins are encoded in a genomic region of Arachis ipaensis cultivar K30076 chromosome B02, Araip1.1, whole genome shotgun sequence:
- the LOC110267924 gene encoding uncharacterized protein LOC110267924, whose product MSSRRFNSDANFGTRSSSSSSKKMKEKKLDGKCFCGRDVVLMESGTITNPNRWFIRCPLWATRDCRYFVWVDELEQGWEGVARCLAKRKFEHCYATLDDGLTLNTGGKSASILNDG is encoded by the exons ATGTCATCACGCAGATTTAACTCAGATGCCAATTTTGGAACTCGCAGCAGTTCTTCCAGTTCGAAgaagatgaaggagaagaagCTGGACGGCAAATGTTTCTGTGGGAGGGATGTTGTGTTGATGGAGTCTGGAACGATTACGAACCCTAACAGATGGTTCATCAGATGTCCTCTATGGGCG ACAAGAGATTGCAGATACTTTGTTTGGGTGGATGAACTCGAACAAGGATGGGAGGGCGTGGCAAGATGTTTAGCCAAGAGAAAGTTCGAGCATTGTTATGCAACGCTTGATGATGGATTGACTCTGAATACAGGGGGGAAATCTGCAAGCATCCTCAATGATGGCTAA
- the LOC107627547 gene encoding uncharacterized protein LOC107627547 translates to MAILQEQNEALALKRKQAKKKEKIRRSRPKSRNQFSLEMLGLVETKKELVTKFDVMRLWGRDGASWEYVSSAVVSGGPHVRSEKIALWEELSYIAGLCQVPFCFLGDFNEIIHLEERKDATSLSASAEDFRAWINDMELVDLPLNDRRYTWFRGSSCSRIDRTLVTLGWLEMYPGTRLRGGPSGLSDHCPLIMEESRKFDGPRPFRSLDSWFTHEGFLRMVKDEWRELGDVQFLAKMKGLSIPIQRWHKQHFGSIAEKIKKLEEEIKKVDDMVSSGLYDGTMEPRRKALVRCCEKWYVRQDVH, encoded by the exons ATGGCAATTCTGCAGGAGCAAAATGAGGCATTGGCCTTGAAGCGGAAgcaagcaaagaaaaaggagaaaatacGGAGAAGTCGGCCAAAATCTCGCAACCAG tttaGTTTGGAAATGTTGGGGTTGGTAGAGACAAAGAAGGAATTGGTGACTAAGTTTGATGTTATGCGCCTTTGGGGTAGAGATGGAGCTAGTTGGGAGTATGTAAGTTCGGCTGTGGTGTCTGGAG GACCACATGTGAGATCTGAAAAGATAGCACTATGGGAAGAGCTGAGCTATATTGCAGGGTTGTGTCAGGTACCATTCTGTTTCTTGGGTGATTTTAATGAAATTATACATTTGGAAGAAAGGAAAGATGCAACTTCCTTATCAGCGTCGGCGGAGGATTTTAGAGCATGGATAAATGATATGGAGCTGGTTGACCTGCCATTAAATGATCGGAGATACACATGGTTTAGGGGGAGTTCTTGCAGTCGAATTGATAGGACCCTTGTTACCTTGGGGTGGTTAGAGATGTATCCGGGGACACGATTGAGAGGAGGTCCTAGTGGTCTATCCGATCACTGTCCATTGATTATGGAAGAGAGCAGAAAGTTTGATGGCCCAAGACCATTTCGGAGTCTGGACTCGTGGTTCACGCATGAAGGCTTTCTAAGAATGGTGAAGGACGAGTGGAGGGAATTAGGTGATGTACAATTCCTAGCCAAGATGAAAGGGCTGTCAATTCCGATTCAGAGATGGCATAAGCAGCACTTTGGGAGTATAGCTGAGAAGATAAAGAAGTTAGAAGAAGAGATCAAGAAGGTGGATGATATGGTGAGTAGTGGTTTGTATGATGGTACAATGGAGCCAAGGAGAAAGGCGTTAGTGAGATGCTGTGAGAAGTGGTATGTAAGACAGGATGTCCACTAG